The following are encoded in a window of Amaranthus tricolor cultivar Red isolate AtriRed21 chromosome 2, ASM2621246v1, whole genome shotgun sequence genomic DNA:
- the LOC130802619 gene encoding serine/arginine-rich splicing factor SR34A isoform X2 yields the protein MSSRFSRTIYVGNLPADIKEHEVEDLFYKYGRILDIELKLPPRPPCYCFVEFESSRDAEDAIRGRDGYKFDGCRLRVELAHGGRGSSSVSERRSGGRYGASRRTEYRVIVRGLPSSASWQDLKDHMRKAGDVCFVEVSRDSEGTFGLVDYTNSEDMKYALRKLDDTEFKNPWAKSYIRVKKYDESPTRSRSRSRSPKRIRRSPERSISRSPSRSRSASPVKSTRPKSRSRSRSRTPSKSRSGSGSP from the exons ATGAGTAGCCGTTTTTCTCGTACCATCTATGTTGGCAACCTACCTGCCGATATCAAAGAACATGAGGTTGAAGATTTATTCTACAAG TACGGTCGTATATTGGATATTGAATTAAAACTTCCACCTCGACCTCCTTGTTATTGCTTCGTGGAG TTTGAGAGTTCTCGTGATGCGGAGGATGCTATTAGGGGACGTGACGGCTACAAATTCGATGGTTGTCGCCTAAGG GTTGAACTTGCACATGGTGGTCGAGGATCATCATCTGTTAGTGAACGTCGTAGTGGAGGGCGCTATGGTGCATCTCGTCGTACTGAGTATCGAG TGATTGTTCGAGGACTACCATCTTCTGCATCGTGGCAGGACTTAAAG gatCACATGCGAAAAGCTGGCGATGTTTGCTTCGTGGAAGTTTCACGTGACAGTGAAG GAACCTTTGGTTTGGTTGACTATACCAACTCTGAAGACATGAAATATGCT CTCCGGAAATTGGATGACACTGAATTCAAAAATCCCTGGGCAAAATCTTATATTCGG GTGAAGAAATACGATGAAAGCCCTACTAGGAGTCGCAGCAGGAGTAGAAGCCCAAAAAGGATCAGAAg ATCACCAGAAAGATCAATCTCTAGGTCACCTTCTCGATCAAGGTCTGCATCTCCTGTGAAATCAACCAG GCCAAAGTCTAGATCCAGGTCTAGGTCGAGGACCCCTTCAAAGTCACGGTCAGGGTCTGGATCTCCTTAA
- the LOC130802639 gene encoding G-type lectin S-receptor-like serine/threonine-protein kinase At1g67520 encodes MYYSEYNYFLKFFVQIKPVMALNRRNTFWYFRLCCCVISCYAKTDTLSQGNQLKNGEFLVSAGKVFTLGFFNPQEDATIGYFNPETAQNYYIGIWYTYDEVKRPVWIANRNKPISPISGALEISSNGNFKITENGLTQILLKSNRGFRTEAILTDKGNLVLRELNSDGSTGEKILWQSFDHPTDILLPGMKLGFNYKKQNLSLCSWVSDKFPAEGAFVLGLDPNGTKQLIMWRRGMIQWKSGIWHDGKFPNLKDYLYRFKYVSNKNEKYFTFSAQNWWLTNFPMYKIDWKGDIYRHRDTSDRSESSRYERSRRSYLEGILECDNDRVPGCVKRKLPRCKSKIWFDRTRGNTLSEGLKYTSTNWVLGEADCEMKCLSLCSCVAYASIHPNGTGCELWMNGTQLVEDGYTYGYREFYIQRQTYKLERSNKRKVWLWLMVATGIFLLTSSIAWLGYHMQTALLKLARFFFLLGYCVQQSLKAYLRQLHNRLQNNLEKAGAIQIDEKVSLTELGSSAGHSSRYQRKRKLTIGKKNHGMHVFSFASMVQATNNFSPSNRIGQGGYGIVYKGILVDNQEIAIKRLSRTSKQGKNEFMNEVKLVLKLQHSNLVKLLGCCIEQGEKILVYEYMQNKSLDYFLFDPSRKLLLNWKQRFNIIEGVAQGILYLHKYSRVKIIHRDLKTGNILLDREMYPKISDFGMARLFQQNESRANTKRVVGTPGYMSPEYALDGYFSVKSDVFSFGVLLLEIISSKKNNESYSSDRTLNLTGYAWELWAEDRASELIDQTAIMGKSDHEEAMKCINVGLLCVQENPDDRPTMSTVINMIAGDTNHLPKPKKPAFFLGMSLPKEQHPHYDVEQGSLNDASISEMEAR; translated from the exons ATGTATTACAGtgaatataattattttctcaaattctTTGTGCAGATTAAACCTGTAATGGCACTGAACAGACGGAACACCTTCTGGTATTTCCGTCTGTGCTGCTGCGTAATCTCTTGTTATGCAAAAACCGATACTCTGAGCCAAGGCAATCAGCTCAAAAATGGCGAGTTTTTAGTATCAGCGGGCAAAGTTTTTACATTAGGCTTCTTCAACCCACAAGAAGATGCTACAATCGGGTACTTTAACCCAGAAACTGCACAAAACTACTATATCGGTATCTGGTACACTTACGATGAAGTCAAGAGACCAGTCTGGATCGCAAACCGAAACAAACCCATTTCCCCGATTTCAGGAGCACTTGAAATTAGTAGCAATGGAAATTTCAAGATCACAGAGAATGGTTTGACACAAATATTGTTGAAATCTAATCGAGGTTTTCGAACAGAAGCAATTTTAACTGATAAAGGAAATCTTGTGTTACGTGAGCTGAATTCAGATGGCTCGACAGGGGAGAAAATCTTGTGGCAGAGCTTTGATCACCCAACAGATATACTTCTTCCAGGaatgaaattagggtttaacTATAAGAAGCAAAATTTGTCGTTGTGCTCGTGGGTAAGTGATAAGTTTCCTGCAGAAGGAGCTTTCGTACTTGGGTTAGATCCGAATGGTACAAAACAGTTGATTATGTGGAGACGAGGGATGATTCAATGGAAGAGTGGGATTTGGCACGATGGGAAATTCCCGAACCTTAAAGACTACCTTTATCGGTTCAAATATGTTTCAAATAAGAACGAAAAATACTTCACTTTTTCTGCACAGAACTGGTGGTTGACAAATTTCCCAATGTATAAGATAGATTGGAAAGGCGATATATATCGTCATAGAGATACATCAGACAGATCAGAAAGCTCGAGATACGAAAGATCAAGGAGGTCTTATCTAGAAGGTATTCTTGAGTGCGACAATGATCGCGTTCCAGGGTGTGTGAAGCGGAAGCTGCCTAGATGCAAGAGCAAGATCTGGTTTGACCGTACCAGAGGTAACACGCTATCTGAAGGTTTGAAGTATACTAGTACGAATTGGGTTTTAGGCGAGGCGGATTGCGAAATGAAGTGCTTGAGCCTTTGCTCGTGTGTTGCTTACGCTTCTATTCACCCCAATGGAACTGGTTGTGAGCTCTGGATGAATGGAACACAGTTGGTTGAAGATGGATACACATACGGTTACAGAGAGTTCTACATTCAAAGACAAACGTACAAACTAGAGAG AAGCAACAAGAGGAAGGTATGGTTGTGGCTAATGGTAGCAACAGGCATCTTTCTGTTGACCTCATCTATAGCATGGCTAGGATATCACATGCAGACGGCACTACTTAAACTAGCACGGTTTTTCTTCCTGCTAGGCTATTGTGTACAACAAAGCCTCAAAGCATATCTTAGACAGTTACATAATCGCCTTCAGAACAACCTCGAAAAAGCAG GAGCGATTCAAATAGACGAGAAGGTGTCTCTTACTGAGTTAGGTTCCAGTGCCGGACACTCCAGCAGatatcaaagaaaaagaaaactaaCCATCGGCAAGAAGAACCATGGAATGCACGTTTTCAGCTTCGCAAGTATGGTTCAAGCAACTAATAACTTCTCTCCTTCAAATAGAATCGGACAAGGAGGATATGGCATCGTTTACAAG GGAATATTAGTAGATAATCAAGAAATAGCAATAAAGAGACTTTCAAGGACATCAAAGCAGGGTAAAAATGAGTTCATGAATGAAGTTAAGCTTGTTCTGAAGTTACAACACTCTAATCTTGTTAAGCTCCTTGGATGCTGCATTGAGCAAGGAGAAAAGATTTTGGTGTATGAATATATGCAGAACAAAAGCTTggattattttctttttg ATCCGAGCAGGAAATTGCTTCTTAATTGGAAACAACGTTTTAACATTATCGAGGGGGTAGCACAGGGAATCCTCTACCTTCACAAATATTCGAGAGTGAAGATAATCCATCGAGACTTGAAGACAGGAAACATACTACTCGATCGGGAAATGTATCCGAAAATTTCAGATTTCGGTATGGCAAGACTCTTTCAGCAAAATGAATCGAGAGCAAATACAAAGAGAGTTGTTGGAACACC TGGTTATATGTCTCCAGAATATGCACTAGATGGATATTTTTCAGTTAAATCTGATGTTTTTAGCTTCGGGGTTTTACTGTTAGAGATTATCAGTAGCAAGAAGAACAACGAATCGTACTCCTCAGACCGCACACTCAACCTTACAGGATAC GCATGGGAATTGTGGGCAGAAGACAGAGCTTCGGAGTTGATTGACCAAACCGCGATTATGGGTAAAAGCGACCATGAAGAAGCGATGAAGTGCATCAATGTCGGTCTGTTATGCGTGCAAGAGAATCCAGACGACAGACCAACAATGTCGACTGTCATAAATATGATTGCCGGTGACACTAATCACCTTCCTAAACCAAAGAAACCAGCATTCTTCCTAGGCATGAGTTTACCAAAAGAACAGCACCCACATTATGATGTAGAGCAAGGTTCGTTGAATGATGCATCAATTTCAGAGATGGAAGCTCGTTAG
- the LOC130802619 gene encoding serine/arginine-rich splicing factor SR34A isoform X1: MSSRFSRTIYVGNLPADIKEHEVEDLFYKYGRILDIELKLPPRPPCYCFVEFESSRDAEDAIRGRDGYKFDGCRLRVELAHGGRGSSSVSERRSGGRYGASRRTEYRVIVRGLPSSASWQDLKDHMRKAGDVCFVEVSRDSEGTFGLVDYTNSEDMKYALRKLDDTEFKNPWAKSYIRVKKYDESPTRSRSRSRSPKRIRSRSPERSISRSPSRSRSASPVKSTRPKSRSRSRSRTPSKSRSGSGSP; encoded by the exons ATGAGTAGCCGTTTTTCTCGTACCATCTATGTTGGCAACCTACCTGCCGATATCAAAGAACATGAGGTTGAAGATTTATTCTACAAG TACGGTCGTATATTGGATATTGAATTAAAACTTCCACCTCGACCTCCTTGTTATTGCTTCGTGGAG TTTGAGAGTTCTCGTGATGCGGAGGATGCTATTAGGGGACGTGACGGCTACAAATTCGATGGTTGTCGCCTAAGG GTTGAACTTGCACATGGTGGTCGAGGATCATCATCTGTTAGTGAACGTCGTAGTGGAGGGCGCTATGGTGCATCTCGTCGTACTGAGTATCGAG TGATTGTTCGAGGACTACCATCTTCTGCATCGTGGCAGGACTTAAAG gatCACATGCGAAAAGCTGGCGATGTTTGCTTCGTGGAAGTTTCACGTGACAGTGAAG GAACCTTTGGTTTGGTTGACTATACCAACTCTGAAGACATGAAATATGCT CTCCGGAAATTGGATGACACTGAATTCAAAAATCCCTGGGCAAAATCTTATATTCGG GTGAAGAAATACGATGAAAGCCCTACTAGGAGTCGCAGCAGGAGTAGAAGCCCAAAAAGGATCAGAAg CAGATCACCAGAAAGATCAATCTCTAGGTCACCTTCTCGATCAAGGTCTGCATCTCCTGTGAAATCAACCAG GCCAAAGTCTAGATCCAGGTCTAGGTCGAGGACCCCTTCAAAGTCACGGTCAGGGTCTGGATCTCCTTAA